One Alphaproteobacteria bacterium LSUCC0396 genomic region harbors:
- a CDS encoding DUF1330 domain-containing protein has product MPKGYVVANIRVTDQDRFQQFSGMAGPAIKKYGGKVLARGPDAERLEGDVSGIVMMIEFESKEAANTFYHSEEYQAAKAVRDECSDTDFMIIEGVAD; this is encoded by the coding sequence ATGCCTAAAGGATATGTAGTTGCAAACATTAGGGTTACTGACCAAGACAGATTTCAACAATTTTCTGGTATGGCTGGTCCAGCCATAAAAAAATATGGTGGCAAGGTTCTTGCTCGAGGGCCAGACGCTGAAAGACTTGAAGGAGATGTCAGCGGTATCGTAATGATGATTGAATTTGAGAGCAAAGAAGCCGCAAACACGTTTTATCATAGCGAAGAGTATCAGGCGGCAAAAGCTGTTAGAGACGAATGTTCGGACACTGATTTTATGATTATTGAAGGTGTGGCTGATTAA
- a CDS encoding DUF6538 domain-containing protein: protein MLTALVTLKMTYKTRPSHLRNRDGIYHFIRRIPADLQSHYRSDRICLSLRTKSAPAASRAAGSISQRLDDYWSGLLLQKMDVPAIHLLIGNNDDAKHDSPTLKEAVEVYLLLKGDATNPVFARTARRNGRYVIEALGNRPITAYSSADAAKFRDYLFENSLSLGSVRRIFGSVRSIINLVMREQGIEGTNAFARTYMPQRYDQKERQPIPSAALLVLQQNCKDKDDEARWLIALISDTGMRLAEAAGLAMNDICLDEELPHISIRTHSWRRLKTRSSERVVPLVGASLWAAKRLHQRGGAFAFPRYCNEQGCNANSASAALNKWMKGVVGNEYVIHGLRHSLRDRLRAVECPSDITDQIGGWTTEGVGHGYGRGYNLEVMAKWMRKIEA, encoded by the coding sequence GTGCTAACAGCTCTGGTGACGCTCAAAATGACGTACAAAACACGCCCATCACATTTACGTAATCGCGATGGCATTTATCACTTTATCCGCCGTATTCCGGCCGACCTTCAAAGCCATTACCGGTCTGACCGCATTTGCTTAAGCCTCAGAACTAAATCTGCACCCGCAGCATCTCGGGCTGCTGGCTCAATCTCTCAACGGCTCGATGACTACTGGTCTGGCCTACTTTTGCAAAAAATGGATGTTCCCGCCATTCACCTTCTTATCGGCAATAATGATGATGCAAAGCACGACAGCCCAACATTAAAGGAGGCGGTTGAGGTGTATTTGCTTTTGAAGGGTGACGCTACTAATCCAGTCTTCGCAAGAACAGCAAGACGGAATGGCCGCTATGTGATTGAAGCCCTTGGCAACAGGCCTATTACTGCTTACTCGTCTGCGGATGCGGCTAAGTTCCGAGATTACCTATTTGAAAATAGCCTCAGTTTAGGCAGTGTGAGGCGAATATTTGGCTCAGTCAGGTCAATTATAAACCTTGTTATGCGAGAGCAAGGCATTGAAGGTACCAATGCCTTTGCGAGAACTTATATGCCCCAAAGGTATGACCAAAAGGAAAGACAGCCTATTCCTTCGGCTGCGCTCTTGGTACTTCAGCAGAATTGCAAGGATAAAGACGATGAAGCCCGCTGGTTAATTGCGCTTATTAGCGACACGGGGATGCGGCTAGCAGAGGCTGCTGGGCTGGCAATGAATGATATTTGTCTTGATGAAGAACTACCTCACATTTCTATCCGAACGCACTCTTGGCGAAGGTTAAAAACAAGAAGCAGTGAGCGTGTAGTTCCGCTCGTTGGTGCATCGCTATGGGCGGCAAAGCGCCTGCATCAGAGGGGCGGCGCATTTGCCTTCCCGCGTTATTGTAATGAGCAAGGGTGCAATGCAAATTCAGCGAGTGCTGCATTAAATAAGTGGATGAAAGGGGTCGTTGGCAATGAATATGTTATCCACGGCCTTCGACACAGTCTACGAGACAGGCTTAGGGCAGTAGAATGTCCATCGGATATAACTGACCAGATAGGTGGCTGGACGACAGAGGGTGTGGGCCACGGCTATGGCAGGGGTTATAATTTGGAGGTTATGGCCAAGTGGATGCGAAAAATTGAGGCGTGA
- a CDS encoding GYD domain-containing protein produces the protein MRVLYLGMYSDEGLQGLESSSLAKRKEAAASIAKAAGGELLDLMYLQGDYDMAALMELPSIESASGLLKAVNDSGAWENMMMFPEFDLDEGLKAINAVKSSYKTPGQE, from the coding sequence ATGAGAGTATTATACCTAGGAATGTATAGTGACGAAGGGCTTCAGGGCTTAGAGAGCAGCAGCTTGGCAAAACGCAAAGAAGCTGCCGCTTCAATCGCGAAAGCGGCTGGTGGAGAGCTGCTTGATTTGATGTATCTGCAGGGCGATTACGATATGGCGGCACTTATGGAATTGCCAAGTATCGAGTCAGCAAGTGGTCTGTTAAAAGCTGTAAATGACTCGGGTGCTTGGGAAAACATGATGATGTTCCCTGAATTTGATTTGGATGAGGGGTTGAAGGCGATTAACGCTGTCAAGTCGAGCTATAAAACGCCCGGGCAAGAATAA
- a CDS encoding alpha/beta fold hydrolase, translating into MAKTNLTHHFTKISGQEWHWVEQGTGIPIVLLHGIPESWQCWKHQIPSLARQFRVIAPDLKGYGKSGKGDGDYSMTCVAGEVLALLDAIGVDDFHLAGHDWGVAISDNIISQASHRVKRYIRCCLSLHEYDPRNSLHHQWNAENHREAAKLMNCAEAYVRVWFESSCKPELLPQQQELNEIIEEFSEPGTGDAVSRYFRDIRKSKPIDLSKFTMPILYIHGEHDPRQPIEYCHGMEEHLTGLQAILVVDSGHFVTRERPTVVTNAMVWFLNSMLASGLPIFERSRHYGLPTRPAKKPETSFGVNAVTTKS; encoded by the coding sequence ATGGCAAAGACAAATCTAACACATCACTTCACTAAAATTTCTGGTCAGGAGTGGCACTGGGTAGAACAGGGTACAGGAATTCCAATTGTACTACTCCACGGAATTCCAGAAAGCTGGCAGTGCTGGAAACACCAAATCCCGAGTTTAGCGAGGCAATTTCGTGTAATTGCACCAGACCTTAAAGGTTATGGAAAATCTGGAAAGGGGGATGGTGACTACTCAATGACCTGTGTCGCAGGAGAAGTGCTTGCTTTATTAGATGCGATTGGCGTGGATGATTTTCACCTAGCAGGGCACGACTGGGGTGTAGCTATATCAGATAATATTATTAGCCAGGCATCGCACCGAGTTAAGCGTTACATTAGATGCTGCTTGTCGCTCCACGAGTATGACCCACGGAACTCTCTACACCACCAGTGGAATGCTGAAAACCACCGGGAAGCCGCAAAGTTAATGAATTGTGCTGAGGCTTACGTACGAGTTTGGTTTGAGAGTTCATGTAAACCGGAGCTTTTACCTCAACAGCAAGAACTAAATGAGATTATTGAAGAATTTTCTGAACCTGGAACTGGCGATGCTGTTTCTAGGTATTTCCGGGATATTCGTAAAAGTAAGCCAATAGATTTATCCAAATTTACAATGCCTATTCTTTACATCCATGGTGAACACGACCCTCGGCAACCGATAGAATACTGTCATGGCATGGAAGAACATTTAACTGGACTTCAAGCAATACTGGTAGTTGATTCAGGGCATTTCGTGACGAGAGAAAGACCAACAGTTGTAACTAATGCCATGGTCTGGTTTCTAAATTCTATGCTGGCTTCTGGACTGCCAATTTTCGAAAGGTCAAGGCATTACGGTTTGCCAACTCGCCCAGCCAAAAAGCCAGAAACAAGTTTTGGCGTAAATGCTGTTACAACGAAATCATAA
- a CDS encoding nucleoside triphosphate pyrophosphatase produces the protein MPNKNHHQNQQLILASASPRRLDLLAQIQLIPDQVLPANIDETPLKGERPADYALRMACQKAHHIVTAIEPKLSTAFVLAGDTVVAAGQRILPKAETEQQVRACLAILSGRRHRVYGGIALRLPDGQQRQRLVMSHVRFRRLSAADIDHYIEHGDWQGKAGGYAIQGMAARFIRSIDGSYSNIVGFSLYDIAAMLDAAGWQNPGQKHPPSPLAE, from the coding sequence GTGCCAAACAAAAATCACCACCAAAACCAACAGCTTATTTTGGCCTCAGCATCGCCGCGGCGGCTGGATTTATTGGCGCAAATTCAGCTTATCCCTGATCAGGTTCTGCCCGCCAATATTGACGAAACCCCGCTAAAGGGTGAGCGGCCGGCAGATTATGCGCTGCGCATGGCGTGCCAGAAGGCGCATCATATTGTTACGGCGATAGAGCCAAAATTATCAACTGCCTTTGTGCTGGCCGGTGATACGGTGGTTGCTGCTGGACAGCGCATTCTGCCAAAGGCCGAAACTGAACAGCAGGTGCGCGCCTGTCTGGCCATCTTGTCGGGTCGCCGTCACCGCGTTTATGGTGGTATCGCGCTGCGGTTACCGGACGGCCAGCAGCGGCAGCGGCTGGTGATGAGCCATGTGCGGTTTCGGCGGCTTTCGGCGGCTGATATTGATCACTACATTGAGCATGGTGACTGGCAGGGCAAGGCTGGCGGTTATGCGATTCAAGGTATGGCGGCGCGATTTATTCGTTCGATAGACGGTAGCTATTCCAATATTGTTGGGTTTAGTCTTTATGATATTGCGGCGATGCTTGACGCAGCAGGCTGGCAAAATCCGGGGCAAAAACACCCTCCATCTCCCCTAGCTGAGTAG
- the hisD gene encoding histidinol dehydrogenase produces the protein MAQRLDFRSADFAADFDALLSGKREQDSDVHDAVAKIIADVRANGDPAVLALTAQFDNLKAETMAELAVGQDEMAAALDGLLPELRDALELAADRIRKFHERQLPQDFTYEDEVGVKLGMRFAPVDAAGLYVPGGKAAYPSSVLMNAIPALVAGVERRVMVVPARDGEVNPLVLAAAALAGVSEVWKIGGAQAVAALAYGTQTIGQVDKIVGPGNAFVAAAKRQVFGQVGIDSIAGPSEILVVADAHNDPNWIAADLLSQAEHDEAAQSILITDDAAFADDVATAVEAMLPQLERAAVAGQSWADNGAIITVPSMDEMPALANRIAAEHLELALDNAASWSEKIRHAGAMFLGRYTPEAIGDYVAGPNHVLPTARTARFSSGLGVADFMKRTTMVACDADGFAAIAPSGVALANAEGLGAHALSMRIRMNR, from the coding sequence ATGGCTCAAAGGCTGGATTTTCGTTCCGCAGATTTTGCTGCGGATTTTGACGCGCTGCTGTCGGGCAAGCGCGAGCAAGATAGTGACGTGCATGATGCTGTTGCCAAAATCATTGCTGATGTGCGCGCGAATGGCGATCCGGCAGTGCTGGCGCTAACGGCACAATTTGATAATCTCAAAGCTGAAACAATGGCCGAGCTAGCGGTCGGTCAAGATGAAATGGCCGCAGCGTTGGACGGGCTTTTGCCGGAACTGCGCGACGCGCTTGAGCTTGCGGCAGATCGTATCCGCAAGTTCCATGAACGGCAGTTGCCGCAAGATTTCACCTATGAGGACGAGGTCGGGGTCAAGCTTGGTATGCGCTTTGCGCCGGTAGATGCTGCCGGGCTTTATGTTCCGGGCGGCAAAGCGGCCTATCCGTCATCAGTATTGATGAATGCTATTCCAGCACTGGTTGCTGGTGTTGAACGGCGGGTTATGGTTGTGCCAGCGCGTGATGGCGAGGTTAACCCGCTGGTTTTGGCAGCGGCCGCGCTTGCCGGTGTCAGCGAGGTCTGGAAAATTGGCGGTGCGCAGGCGGTTGCCGCGCTTGCCTATGGAACCCAGACGATTGGTCAGGTTGATAAGATTGTGGGGCCGGGCAATGCGTTTGTTGCCGCGGCAAAGCGTCAGGTCTTTGGGCAAGTGGGTATTGATAGTATCGCTGGCCCGTCCGAAATTCTGGTGGTCGCTGATGCGCATAATGATCCAAACTGGATTGCCGCCGATTTACTGTCGCAGGCCGAACATGACGAAGCGGCACAATCAATTCTAATCACCGATGATGCAGCATTTGCCGATGATGTTGCAACGGCCGTCGAGGCGATGCTGCCACAATTGGAGCGTGCCGCGGTTGCGGGTCAATCTTGGGCTGATAATGGTGCCATTATTACCGTGCCATCAATGGATGAAATGCCGGCGCTGGCCAACCGCATTGCCGCCGAGCACCTTGAACTGGCGCTTGATAATGCGGCTAGCTGGTCGGAAAAGATCCGGCACGCCGGCGCGATGTTCCTTGGCCGCTATACGCCCGAAGCGATTGGCGATTATGTGGCCGGGCCGAACCATGTTCTGCCAACCGCGCGAACCGCACGGTTTTCATCCGGCCTCGGTGTTGCCGATTTTATGAAGCGTACAACGATGGTGGCTTGTGATGCTGATGGGTTTGCGGCCATTGCGCCATCAGGTGTTGCATTGGCGAATGCCGAAGGGCTTGGGGCGCATGCTTTATCCATGCGTATCCGAATGAACCGATAG
- a CDS encoding UPF0262 family protein: MASDGDQKDQDRLVKIDLDDAGKPRRSAEAEQERAIAIYDILEDNMFRLDGQSGPYHLHLRLEGRHVHFDIREANDTPLIQFFMAMGPLRSVMRDYFHVCDTYYDAIRTKSPSQIQAIDMGRRALHNEGSELLQARLEGKVETDFQTARRLFTLICVLQSH, translated from the coding sequence ATGGCTTCGGACGGGGATCAAAAAGACCAAGACCGGCTCGTGAAGATTGATTTGGACGATGCTGGCAAACCCCGTCGGTCAGCCGAGGCTGAACAGGAACGCGCCATCGCGATCTATGATATTCTTGAAGATAATATGTTCCGCCTTGATGGGCAGTCCGGCCCCTATCATCTGCATCTTCGCCTTGAGGGGCGGCATGTCCATTTTGATATTCGCGAGGCCAATGACACACCCCTAATCCAGTTTTTTATGGCGATGGGGCCGCTGCGCAGTGTCATGCGCGATTATTTCCATGTTTGCGATACCTATTATGATGCTATCCGGACGAAGTCGCCGTCACAGATTCAGGCTATCGATATGGGGCGGCGCGCGCTCCATAACGAAGGATCAGAATTGTTGCAAGCCCGCCTTGAAGGCAAGGTGGAAACAGATTTTCAAACTGCGCGGCGCTTATTCACGTTGATTTGTGTTTTGCAAAGCCACTAG
- the infA gene encoding translation initiation factor IF-1, which produces MAKEGVIEFSGTVAELLPNAMFRVKLDNDHEVLAHTSGKMRKNRIRVLAGDRVNVEMTPYDLSKGRITFRFK; this is translated from the coding sequence ATGGCCAAGGAAGGCGTAATCGAGTTTTCAGGAACGGTAGCAGAATTGCTGCCAAACGCTATGTTTCGCGTCAAACTCGACAATGATCACGAGGTACTTGCTCATACGAGTGGCAAGATGAGAAAAAACCGCATTCGGGTGCTTGCTGGTGACCGCGTCAATGTCGAAATGACGCCTTATGACCTTAGCAAAGGCCGCATTACTTTCAGGTTCAAGTAA
- a CDS encoding FRG domain-containing protein gives MNNRPAREDIILNRSLSESTVTVTTWVELLEALHDSSWNQQIRRHRSHYLFRGHSRAEYELSPSLSRNSGKQVNLEKHLLRNFIKYAKSHLGASEDQPKNFWHWIALAQHHGLPTRLLDWTYSPLISAHFACANLESMEHDGAIWMVDYHRAHDHLEASLKERLFREGAHVFTDEMLSSVIKSLENVSDPSRLEQVVFFEPPSISSRIVNQFACFSVQIGACKPMTDWLHKKPDIWRKIVIPADLKWEIRDKLDQSNITERVLFPGLDGMCSWLARQYFQRNDGIYYDGQTLD, from the coding sequence ATGAACAACAGGCCAGCGCGTGAAGACATAATATTAAATCGGTCGCTATCTGAAAGTACAGTCACGGTGACTACTTGGGTTGAGCTTCTGGAAGCCCTGCACGACAGCTCTTGGAACCAGCAAATAAGACGGCACCGGTCACACTACCTTTTCAGGGGGCATTCCAGAGCCGAGTACGAGCTGTCACCAAGCCTGTCTCGAAACAGCGGTAAACAGGTCAATCTGGAGAAGCACCTGCTTCGCAATTTCATAAAGTATGCCAAATCGCATTTGGGCGCGTCGGAGGACCAACCCAAGAACTTTTGGCACTGGATTGCGTTGGCCCAGCATCACGGCCTCCCGACCCGGCTTCTTGACTGGACGTATTCGCCGCTGATCTCGGCGCATTTCGCATGCGCCAATCTAGAATCCATGGAGCATGATGGCGCAATCTGGATGGTTGACTATCATCGGGCCCATGATCATCTGGAGGCCTCTTTGAAAGAGCGACTTTTTCGCGAAGGCGCACACGTCTTCACGGACGAAATGCTGTCCAGCGTCATAAAATCGCTGGAAAATGTCAGCGATCCGTCACGATTAGAGCAGGTCGTTTTTTTCGAACCCCCTTCAATTAGCTCAAGGATTGTGAACCAGTTTGCATGCTTTTCTGTGCAAATTGGCGCTTGCAAGCCGATGACGGACTGGTTGCATAAAAAGCCCGATATCTGGAGGAAAATCGTGATCCCTGCGGATCTTAAATGGGAGATTCGTGACAAACTTGATCAATCGAACATCACTGAAAGAGTGTTATTCCCTGGATTGGATGGTATGTGCAGCTGGCTGGCGCGGCAGTATTTTCAGCGCAATGACGGAATTTACTATGATGGTCAAACTTTGGACTGA
- a CDS encoding TAXI family TRAP transporter solute-binding subunit — protein MILKRKLTIGALAAAALFAAHPVSAASNITLCGGSPGGLWSLLGAGLDAAVRKIEPDTTVTYQTSSGGFANIVQVAQGKCDLAIVHVAEVVIAQRGEEPFKEPTGGVEAVSMLYDWAPMQWVIDKNYAQTNGLNSIADLASSKESFDLVVNRRGILPSILAEKSLADVGVTFDGIESKKGSVQFQGSGGASKIMQDGKADAWVNATFIGSGQIRAIAEKRELTLLSVPDKTIAMMQEKYGSKAVTIPAGAYPWLDKEVKTFGASAALIAAKDADPALVKLVTTAIFQNPSEIQGVHKAMRAFNGELAASLKSFKYHPVAAEVISAAGF, from the coding sequence ATGATTTTAAAGCGTAAGTTAACCATTGGCGCACTCGCCGCGGCGGCTCTATTCGCGGCTCATCCGGTGAGTGCAGCATCGAATATCACCCTTTGCGGCGGCAGCCCCGGAGGCCTTTGGTCGCTGCTCGGCGCGGGCCTTGATGCCGCCGTTCGCAAAATCGAGCCGGACACGACAGTTACATATCAGACATCCAGTGGTGGCTTTGCGAACATCGTTCAGGTGGCGCAGGGAAAATGCGACCTAGCCATTGTGCATGTCGCTGAAGTGGTGATCGCACAGCGTGGTGAAGAGCCGTTCAAAGAGCCGACAGGTGGCGTTGAGGCTGTTTCGATGCTCTATGACTGGGCTCCCATGCAATGGGTTATAGACAAAAACTATGCTCAGACAAATGGCCTAAACTCCATTGCCGACCTTGCCAGTTCCAAAGAATCATTCGATTTGGTAGTGAATCGGCGAGGTATTTTGCCATCGATTCTGGCTGAGAAGTCACTTGCCGATGTTGGCGTCACGTTTGACGGCATCGAGAGCAAGAAAGGCAGTGTGCAATTCCAAGGTTCCGGTGGCGCATCCAAGATCATGCAAGATGGCAAGGCAGATGCCTGGGTTAATGCGACGTTCATCGGTAGTGGACAAATCAGGGCCATTGCCGAGAAACGTGAACTCACGCTGTTGTCTGTCCCGGACAAAACCATCGCGATGATGCAAGAAAAATACGGCTCTAAGGCTGTTACGATTCCGGCGGGTGCTTACCCATGGCTGGACAAGGAAGTGAAAACTTTCGGCGCTTCGGCCGCTCTTATAGCGGCTAAAGATGCAGATCCTGCCTTGGTCAAACTTGTGACTACGGCGATCTTCCAGAACCCCTCAGAGATCCAGGGCGTTCACAAGGCGATGCGCGCGTTCAACGGTGAACTGGCTGCATCCCTCAAGTCGTTCAAGTACCATCCAGTTGCTGCAGAAGTCATATCCGCAGCAGGCTTCTAA
- a CDS encoding DNA gyrase inhibitor YacG → MDNDQQSALAKKLPKCPTCGAPADSKARPFCSSRCADIDLGHWFQGKYAIPAVDAADDTIIEALRATGDLPVSDDGES, encoded by the coding sequence ATGGATAATGACCAGCAATCGGCACTGGCAAAAAAGCTGCCAAAATGCCCGACTTGTGGAGCCCCAGCCGATTCCAAGGCACGGCCGTTTTGCTCGTCGCGCTGCGCTGATATCGACCTAGGTCACTGGTTTCAGGGAAAATATGCGATTCCGGCGGTTGATGCGGCCGATGACACGATTATCGAGGCGTTGCGGGCGACTGGTGATCTGCCGGTTTCAGATGATGGAGAGAGCTAA
- a CDS encoding ribonuclease E/G: MRSLAVKKLYLETAPGQTRLGFFGSDDRLLDVWFDAWHRPNLMETVHNVRIERVFASQNRATATLADGVAISIRLRKSDASLVKVGRILPVTIIAAPRHGKPWQAMLGARLASAGMILLVGVADGASNIALSNNIPSEDRAGLTARLLAEAGSKLPSGFGVILRRGGSKLTDFTAPVSQLLKQWQDHANPIVADQTGCIYDSGGLLERARRLFGDLPLIDDPAEAATISALLDDEIAAACQPKTALSCGGNLWCAQSHALWSIDLDGNGVTDFDRVFSEAAIEIPRQMRLRAMSGPVLVDLPRLAPAKVKKFRRALETALGDDPRQPDCLGMTRGGLLELQVPHGEMALHAVMQEQPAQDALAGLRLVMQQPPFKPVKLAVSRAMAAWLEGVGRPALDHLDRQVQLVVWSDDTHNQSAHILG, translated from the coding sequence ATGCGCAGCCTTGCCGTTAAAAAGCTATATCTTGAAACCGCCCCGGGTCAGACGCGGCTTGGGTTTTTTGGGTCTGATGACCGCCTTCTTGATGTGTGGTTCGACGCGTGGCATCGTCCCAATCTGATGGAAACCGTCCATAATGTTCGTATCGAGCGGGTATTTGCCAGCCAGAATCGCGCGACCGCAACGCTTGCTGATGGTGTGGCAATAAGCATCCGGCTGCGTAAATCAGATGCTAGTCTTGTAAAGGTGGGCAGAATTTTGCCGGTCACCATCATCGCTGCCCCGCGGCATGGCAAGCCCTGGCAGGCGATGCTTGGTGCGCGCTTGGCCTCAGCTGGTATGATCCTTCTTGTTGGTGTGGCTGACGGTGCCAGCAACATTGCGCTTTCAAACAATATTCCCAGCGAGGACCGCGCTGGCCTCACGGCGCGTTTGTTGGCGGAGGCGGGCTCAAAATTGCCATCAGGCTTTGGGGTGATTCTGCGGCGCGGCGGCAGCAAGCTAACCGATTTTACCGCGCCAGTATCACAGCTTCTTAAACAGTGGCAGGATCATGCTAATCCCATAGTCGCAGATCAAACCGGCTGTATTTATGATAGCGGCGGTTTGCTGGAGCGGGCGCGGCGTCTTTTTGGTGATCTTCCGCTGATTGACGATCCGGCAGAGGCCGCCACGATCTCGGCATTGCTGGATGATGAAATTGCTGCCGCCTGCCAGCCAAAGACGGCGCTTTCGTGCGGCGGTAACCTATGGTGTGCGCAATCGCACGCCTTATGGTCGATTGATCTTGATGGTAATGGCGTGACTGATTTTGACCGTGTGTTCAGCGAAGCGGCGATTGAGATACCCCGGCAAATGCGGCTTCGTGCTATGTCGGGCCCTGTGCTGGTTGATTTGCCGCGCCTTGCACCGGCAAAAGTTAAAAAATTTCGTCGCGCGCTTGAGACTGCGCTTGGTGATGATCCGCGCCAGCCAGATTGTCTGGGCATGACCCGCGGCGGATTGCTGGAATTGCAGGTCCCACATGGCGAGATGGCGCTCCATGCGGTGATGCAGGAACAGCCGGCACAAGATGCGCTTGCAGGGTTACGTTTAGTCATGCAGCAGCCGCCATTTAAGCCGGTTAAACTGGCGGTTAGCCGTGCTATGGCGGCGTGGCTTGAGGGGGTGGGGCGGCCCGCGCTCGATCACCTTGACAGACAGGTTCAGCTTGTTGTCTGGTCGGATGATACGCATAATCAGAGCGCGCATATTCTTGGCTAA